Part of the Kitasatospora sp. NBC_01266 genome, CGAGGGCTCGGCTCTTGGCGTACTCGGCGGGGTAGCTGCACCGGTAGTGGGGATGGCCGTTGTTGAAGGTGCCCTGCATCTTGCGGTCGCACAGGGCGCAGCGCATCAGGCCGCGCAGCGCGTAGGTGCGGTCGGTGGTGCGGGGTTTGCGCTCTACGGGGTGGGTTGCGGCGGATTTGGTGGCCAGTTTGAGCTGGACCTGTTCGAAGTCGCCGGTGGTGATGAGGGGTTCGTGGGCGAGGCCGGCGGACTTGATCCACTTCTCGGGGTCGTTCCAGCGCAGCTTGGTGATGTGGCCCAGCGCGACGTCTTCGACGTCGAGGAGGACCTCGTCCTTGCGCTGGCGGTTCCAGACCTGGTGGCCGGTGTAGCGGGGGTTGAGGAGGATGACGCGGATCGCGCTCTTGGCCCAAGCGTTGCCGTGGCGGTGCGGGTTGCGGGCGCGGTCGTGGGCGGAGGGGCAGGGGATGTTGTCGCGGGTGAGGCCTTCGGCGATGGCGTACAGACCTTTGCCACGCAGGTACTCGGCGAAGATCCGCTGGATGACGGGGGCAGCGGTCGGGTCGGGCTCGAGGCAGCGCAGGCGCTTGCCGTCGCGGGCCTTGATGGGGTTGGGGTGGGGTCCGGCGTCGGCGAGGCGGTAGCCGTAGGGCGGGCGGCCGCCGAGGTAACGGCCTTCGAGGGCGGCCTGGGACGCCATCGCGGTGCGGACCCGGATCTTGATGCGGGTCCGTTCGCCCTTGGACATGCCGCCGAAGACGGACATGACCAGGTCGTGGGCCTCGCTGTCGGGATCCACGGCGCCACCGACTTCGGGCACCCACAGCTGAACGCCGTAGTGGGCGAAGACGGGTTGGGTGAGGCCGTACTGGTTGCCGTAGAAGACGCGCTGGGGTTCGCCGATGACGACGGCGTCGAACCCTCGGTCGGGATCCTTGAGGGCGGCGAGCAGGGCGGCGGCCCGGGGGCGGCGCTTCCAGGGCAGGGAGCGGGAGTAGCCGACGTCGAAGAACTCGGTGACGATCCGGCCGCCGGCCGGGGTGATGAGCGCTTCGGCGCGGGTGCGCTGCCAGTTGCGGGAGGTCTCCGGGTCTTGAAGGTCCTCGGTGGAGACGCGTCCGGCGAAGGCGAACGCGAGGGCAGTGGGACTGGGGGTGGCGGTCATGGGCAACTCCAGGGGCGGCTGGCGGTTGGTACGCCCCCGTCGTAACTCGGACGGGGGCGAAGGGCCAGTCGGCGCGACGAGTTCACGGCTGTCGACCGATGGATGGGGGCCCTGTGGCCTGGGCTCGTTCGGCCTTGAGGAAGGCCAGCAGGGCTGCGGCAGCGGGGCTGGTGAGGGCCGGTGGGTGTTCGGGAAGCACCACAGTGACGGTCACGGGCGGAGGTTCGCCGTGCTGCCGGGCAACGCGTGCTGTCGAGCCGTCAGAGCGCCGTTGGCGCGGCGATTCAGGCCGCGGCTGGCGATCCTCGGCCGGCGAGGTGCCTGGCATGTCAGCTCCGGTCCGAGGCGGCGTGCTGCTGGAGGAGTTCGGTGAGGGCTCCGGCTGCCTGGTTGACGACCACGGAGTTGCCGAGCAAGCGCAGGCGGGCGGTGCGCGAGATGCCGGGCACACCTGTCCACCCGGGCGGGGTCCCCTTTCGTCGGGGTGGGTTTGAGGGCGTGCACTGTCGCATGGGGAGTGCTTCATCCGTGTGTGCAACTGCTTCTGTAGGTTTGTCGGGCATGTCTTGCATGGCGTCTCCCTGGGGTTGGTAGTGCCGGGTGGGAGGCGTGATGGAGGAGTTCAGATCGTTCTTGGTGAAACTGCCGTCCGGGATCAACTACTGGACGGTGCTTGATGCGGGGCTGCGGCCGGTGGTCGCGGCTGACGAGTTCTTGATCAATGCCCGGTTGGGTCGGGATCTGGCGGAGTCCACGACGCGTGCGTACGCGACATCGATCGCCCTGTACCTGCGGTGGTGCGCGCGGATCGAGATGGGCTGGCCGCAGGCGACGGTTCGGCTGGGCCGGTTCGTGCACTGGTTGCAGCACGATGCTGGCGACGGCGAGAACCTGGTGGTGCTGGTCCGCCCGGTACGCGGTGCCCGACGGGTGAACTGCGTCCTTTCCGCAGTACGGGAGTTCATCCGGTTTGCGGTCTCGACGGGCCTGGCGGACTCGGCGGCGCTGGAGCCGCTCTACGACTTGGTCCCGGTCTGGGACCTGCCACCGGAGTTGCGCGGAGAAGGGCAGACCCGGTGGCGCTCTCGGGCCCGGCACCGGCTGCGTGAGGCCGAGTCGCTTGTGGACGCGGCGTCACCGGAGGAGATCCTGGGTCTGCTGCGAGCATGTCGGAACGCCCGGGACCGGTTCATCATCGTGGCGTTGTGGCGAATGGGCTTGCGCCGGGGTGAGTTGACCGGTGTTCGCCGCGAGGATGTCCATTTCCTTGCCGATGCCTCGCGGTTGGGCTGTGGGATCGCCGCAGCTCACCTGCATGTCCGGCGCCGGGAGAACGTGAACGGGGCGGCGGCCAAGTCGCGTCGGCACCGGCCGATCCCGGCGGACTGGCTGGTGGTGCAGGCTTACGACCGGTTCATGGCCGAGCGGGATGCCTGCCGGCAGGCCCAGGGGTGCGATTTCCTGCTGGTGAACCTGTTCCGGGCGCCGTTGGGGGCGCCGATGCGTCCGCAGGCGTTGAACGAGTTGCTCGAGGCGCTGTCGCGGCGGGCCGAGCTGGAGCGCGGGGTTCATCCGCACATGGCTCGCCACGCGTTCGGTTCGGGCGTCGTGGCCGCCGGTGCGACCTTGGACGAGTTCAAGGAGCTCATGGGTCACGCCTCGTTCGCCTCCGGCGAGCCGTACTTGCATCCCGATCCGCGGCGGTTGCGGGCTGCGGTGGAGAGTGTGCCGTTGCCCCGTGAGATTCCCAGCGAGGTGAACTGGTGAGTGCAACTTCCCTCCGTCCCCTGCCGGTTGATCCGCAGCATGAGGACCTGGCCCGGCTGCGTGCCCGCCTGCGTACGGACTTCCTGACCCGCGCCGGCTGGGACGAGGCCACCGGTGTGCTCACGCCCGACCGGCGGGATCCGCTGCTGGGCCTGGAGGACTGTCCGGTGGCGGACTGCCGGGCTCCGCTGCCGAGGCGGGCGGCGAAGCTCTGTGACCGGTGCGCCAGGCGGTTCGAATCCGCTGGAGTGGCGTGGGAGGAGTTCCTGCGGCTGCCCGGCGGCGGCATGAGCTTCGGGGACCGGACCTGCACGGTCGCCGGGTGTCCGCGGCCCGGCCGAGGCCGGGAGGCGCTGTGCCAGGCCCATACCTGGCAGCGCACGCAACGGCCTGCCCTGACAGTAGAACAGTGGGCGGCCCTTCCGGGAGTCGTGCCGTTGAGTGATCTGGGGCGGTGCCGCGCGATCGCCTGCATCCGCCGCGCCAGCGCGGTCGACCTCCGGTTGTGTCAGGCGCACCATTCCCGCTGGAACAAGCAGCGCAGAGCTCTGGCCCTGACAGTCGAGGACTTCGACGGCTGGCTCGCGCGGCAGACCAGTGTCGCGGTGGGACAGGTCAACATCCTCACACCGCTTCCCGAACGGGTCCGGCTCGAAGTCCTGCTCGCCCTGCAACAGCGCACCGACCTGGGCCTGCGGACGTTTCCGACCGCCCTGCGCTACCTGATCAACCTCCTCCACACGCGCCAGGCCGCCTCGCTGCTGGGTCTGACCGGCGTGCCCAGCACCAGCATCCGCACTGACGCCGGGGCCCTGCTGCGATCGCTGACAAAGGAGCTGTACTGCCATCTGTCCGGCCCGGACGTGGAATCCCGCCGTGACCGGTGGAATCTGCAGGTCTTCGGCCTGCCCGGAACCCTGGACTTCACGCCGATCCGTCAGCGCTGGCTGCGCGAGACCGTCAAGGCATGGACGATCGAAGACCTGCCCCTTCGCTACGGCAAGCAGCAGGCCAGCCAGCCCCGCCAGGTGATCAGCGCGATCACCCTCCTCTCTGAAAGCCTGCACCTGAGCGCCTCCGAGGGCGGCGAAGTACCGGCGCTGCTGGGCCGCTCGGACATCGTGGCGTTCTGCAACCGGATGTCCCATGCCGAGCGCACAGGGCAGATGACCCTGGACAGCCGAATCCGGCTCGTCCGCCTGGCCCGCCGACTCCTCGACGAGGCCCGCCAGCTGGGTCTCACCCGCACAGGCGGCCCGGCCGCCGGGCTGCCGGGCGACTTCAGCCTGCGGCGCGGCGACATCCCCACCGAGCCCGACAGAGGCGAGGCCGGCCGCGACCTTCCCCCGCACATCATCCGCGCCATCAGCGCCAACCTCACTGTATTGCAAAAGCGTTGCGGCAAGGCGGAGCGCCGGATCACCGAGATCCTGATCGACACCGGACGCCGTCCGGAGGAGGTCTGCGCGTTGCCCTGGGACTGCCTGGTTCACGACAGCACCGGTCAACCCGTGCTGGTCTACACCGACTTCAAGAACAACCGGATCGGACGTCGCCTGCCCATCCCGCACGACACCGCGCAGGTCATCGCGGCCCAGAAGAAGGACGTCACCGCCCGCTTCCCCGATACCCCGGTGGAACGGCTGGCCCTGTTTCCCCGGGACGCGGGCAACCGGGACGGCGCCAAGCCGATCGGCGCGGACGCCTACAGCAACGCGCACCGGATCTTCATCGACGCCATCGCCCACCTGCTCATCGACCACGACGGGCTGCCGTTCAACCCGGCTGCCGTCGTCCCGTACGCCTACCGGCACTCCTACGCTCAGCGGCACGCCGACCAGGGCGTCCCGCCCGATGTGCTGCGGGATTTGATGGGCCATCGAAGTATGCGCACGACGGCCGGGTACTACCGGGTCTCCGCGCACCGATTGCGTTCGGCGGTCGACAAAGTCGCCCGGCATCAGTTCGACGGAGCCGGCAACCGCGTCTTCCAGCAGGCCGCGGCCCTGCTTGCCGACGACCGTACCCGCATCGCCGTAGGCCAGGTCGCCGTTCCGTTCGGCATGTGCACCGAACCCAGCAACGTCAAGGCTGGCGGGCAGGCATGCCCGTTCAAGTACACCTGCATCGGCTGCGGCCATTTCCGTAGCGACCCCTCCTACCTGCCGGAGCTCAAGTCCTACCTGCAGCAACTCCTCGCCGACCGTGAACGCATCACCGCAGCGGCAGAGTTGACCGAGTGTGCTCGCGCCCAGCTGATGCCGCCCAGCGAACAGATCGACCAGCTCCGCGCACTGATCCGCCGCATCGAGACCGACCTCGACCAGCTCAGCGACACCGACCGTGACCAGATCCAGAAGGCGATCACCGCCCTGCGCGGCGCCCGCCAGCGCGTGGACCTG contains:
- a CDS encoding recombinase family protein — translated: MTATPSPTALAFAFAGRVSTEDLQDPETSRNWQRTRAEALITPAGGRIVTEFFDVGYSRSLPWKRRPRAAALLAALKDPDRGFDAVVIGEPQRVFYGNQYGLTQPVFAHYGVQLWVPEVGGAVDPDSEAHDLVMSVFGGMSKGERTRIKIRVRTAMASQAALEGRYLGGRPPYGYRLADAGPHPNPIKARDGKRLRCLEPDPTAAPVIQRIFAEYLRGKGLYAIAEGLTRDNIPCPSAHDRARNPHRHGNAWAKSAIRVILLNPRYTGHQVWNRQRKDEVLLDVEDVALGHITKLRWNDPEKWIKSAGLAHEPLITTGDFEQVQLKLATKSAATHPVERKPRTTDRTYALRGLMRCALCDRKMQGTFNNGHPHYRCSYPAEYAKSRALDHPPTVYLRESVILPALDRWIGTAFAPSRLKRTITELQQAQTTTAPDPVTVQAARHEVETALANITRYRATLDAGGDPATVAQWINEARLQQATAQQRLNQLTAEIPAPLTHQQIERLISDLGDLTDRLLRAEPERKAPIYESFGLNLVYDMKKRTVTVESRPADFMYVSKCPRGDLNPHAR
- a CDS encoding tyrosine-type recombinase/integrase is translated as MSATSLRPLPVDPQHEDLARLRARLRTDFLTRAGWDEATGVLTPDRRDPLLGLEDCPVADCRAPLPRRAAKLCDRCARRFESAGVAWEEFLRLPGGGMSFGDRTCTVAGCPRPGRGREALCQAHTWQRTQRPALTVEQWAALPGVVPLSDLGRCRAIACIRRASAVDLRLCQAHHSRWNKQRRALALTVEDFDGWLARQTSVAVGQVNILTPLPERVRLEVLLALQQRTDLGLRTFPTALRYLINLLHTRQAASLLGLTGVPSTSIRTDAGALLRSLTKELYCHLSGPDVESRRDRWNLQVFGLPGTLDFTPIRQRWLRETVKAWTIEDLPLRYGKQQASQPRQVISAITLLSESLHLSASEGGEVPALLGRSDIVAFCNRMSHAERTGQMTLDSRIRLVRLARRLLDEARQLGLTRTGGPAAGLPGDFSLRRGDIPTEPDRGEAGRDLPPHIIRAISANLTVLQKRCGKAERRITEILIDTGRRPEEVCALPWDCLVHDSTGQPVLVYTDFKNNRIGRRLPIPHDTAQVIAAQKKDVTARFPDTPVERLALFPRDAGNRDGAKPIGADAYSNAHRIFIDAIAHLLIDHDGLPFNPAAVVPYAYRHSYAQRHADQGVPPDVLRDLMGHRSMRTTAGYYRVSAHRLRSAVDKVARHQFDGAGNRVFQQAAALLADDRTRIAVGQVAVPFGMCTEPSNVKAGGQACPFKYTCIGCGHFRSDPSYLPELKSYLQQLLADRERITAAAELTECARAQLMPPSEQIDQLRALIRRIETDLDQLSDTDRDQIQKAITALRGARQRVDLGMPTIRTPRTPAE
- a CDS encoding tyrosine-type recombinase/integrase — protein: MEEFRSFLVKLPSGINYWTVLDAGLRPVVAADEFLINARLGRDLAESTTRAYATSIALYLRWCARIEMGWPQATVRLGRFVHWLQHDAGDGENLVVLVRPVRGARRVNCVLSAVREFIRFAVSTGLADSAALEPLYDLVPVWDLPPELRGEGQTRWRSRARHRLREAESLVDAASPEEILGLLRACRNARDRFIIVALWRMGLRRGELTGVRREDVHFLADASRLGCGIAAAHLHVRRRENVNGAAAKSRRHRPIPADWLVVQAYDRFMAERDACRQAQGCDFLLVNLFRAPLGAPMRPQALNELLEALSRRAELERGVHPHMARHAFGSGVVAAGATLDEFKELMGHASFASGEPYLHPDPRRLRAAVESVPLPREIPSEVNW